The stretch of DNA ACTGAGTGAATTGAATCATAGTTATCTTTGTCAAAATACAGTACTGCTGAATCACAACGTCCATAATCTGAAGGGTTGTATAAAGCTTTGAAATTGAAGGGAATTTCTATGGCGTTCAATTCTGAGGTAAGACTACCCATAAGTGCAACTGCACCTTCAGAAGTTAAGTTAAAGTAAATCCGTACTGTATTAATGCCATGATATCCACCTGCATCGCCTACTGCCATATAAAAGCCATTTTGTACTAAATTTTTAGGCAGTTTGATTGCCACCGAGTTCCCAACTGTGGCAGTTTGGTCTTGTGAGCGTAAATGGCGATCGCGTTCGATGTATAATGTTAAACCTCCCTTTTTAACAGCCAAAGTGTGATCTGTTTCTTCTTTTACCACTAGCCAATTAGAACTAAAATATCCTTGACCAGAATTACTTTGATGTAAACGCTCATAAAAAACTACATCTACTCCCAAAAAGGTATTATTTTCTAAGTTTTGCTGTAGTGCTAAATTACTTGATTGTGTTTCTAATGCAAGAATACTTTTGAGAGAGCTATTGTAATAAATACCATAGAGAAAATGACATAATTGCTGGTTAAGATACTTATTTTGTAATTCTGAAGGCAATTTTTGAAAGCGAGAAACTACAACCTCTGGCAGTTTCAAAGGTTTGTAGTCTGGGTGGCTAATCAAAAGATCGGACTGGATCTTGATATTATTAACAATGTCTTGTAATGATGAATGCAATGGCTCTGGAATAGTATTTAATTGAATTTCACGCGAATCTAATAGTTGCATAAGCAATGACCAATAAATAATAATGACTTAAGCAGGAGATAAGCTAGTCGACATGAAGTAGGATGCCTCTATCCCAAAAATTGTCGGAATCGATGCTTCTGGACGGCATAACAAAGACTTAGCTACTTGAAGGGTACAAATACCTGTATTACCAAAAGATTTTTGATATTGCAGCGTTGACTGAATGACATAAATTAAACTCAAACCAGCAAATTGGATAACCCTTTGCCAGAAATCAGGACGATGCTCTACAATTTCAGGAAAATTAACCAGATAAGCTTTTGCTAAAGCAGCAAGAGAAGGTTGTATTTGTTCGAGTGGAGTTGTCGCCATCCGTAAAGACTCATCGATACTAATTGCTTTACTAGTAATCAAACTAATCAACCATAGGTGCAAATAACTGCCAATCAACGAACCTACATCAAAGGCGGGATCTCCCCACCCAGAGCGTTCCCAATCAATTAATCGCACTATATCCTTATCTATCTCTTGTTCCCAATCATTGGACAAAAGAATATTGTTTAACTTCAGATCATTGTGGGTCAAACAGCAGGGAACTAGAGAAGAACTAAGTTCTGCGATCGCTTTTCCTAAGCTATCATAACGTTGATAGAGGGCAAAAAATTTCAGTCCATCGGAGGGAACAGAGCTAAAAATTTCTGGACTAATTCGTCCTAGCTCTTGAACTAGAGAAAAGGCTTTCTCCTTAGATTGATTCTCTTGGTTTTGAGCAAAAAAGTTCTGATAGTCTTGACAATCTAAAGTTAAACGATGAATGTTTGCTAGAATTGTACCAAGGTTTTCTGCGATCGCTGTAGGAAAAATATTCTCTTTGATGTAAAAATCAGTCAAATCACGGTAATTATCCAGATAGTTAAAAACAATAATCGAATGCTCTGGATTAAAATGGATTGCTTCTGAAAGCCAAAAGCGCATCTGGTTTAGTTCAGGAAATTGCTGTAAAAATTCCTGAATTCGCCATTCGCGCAAAAATTCGCCAGCCGTTTTTCCTTCTCGATTGAGACGTTCTTGTTTGACAAGTAGTTTGCGCTGATCGGCTAAACTTACTAATAAATTAAAGTTTTTGGCATATTTGTATTCTATGTCACTTTGAGTTTGCTCTTCTGGAGTACAAAGATTTTGCTCAATTAAATATTCAAAAACATTTTGAGAGCTTAATACAAATGTCATAGCTAGATTTTGTTAAGTAAAAAAAGCTTGGAATATAAGTGCAGCTTAGGCTAATCTTAAATCAATAATCAAGTCAATCTAGTTCCTTTTTTGGACATAATTTAAGCAATTTTGTCCGCTTTATTTTTCAGCAATGAAAATAAATAAGATAGCAAAACTACCATACTATAACTTGTAACTTTTCTGCCGTTATAGTATAAAAAATATTGGTTGATTATTGGCTGAAACAATGCAAATTATTGTTGAATTTCCCTATTTTAAAAAAGATATTGTAACCAATCTCACCACCTTAATTGCATAAGTAAAATTTTAAAAGTCAACCAATTTTATTGGTAATATTCAACAATTATTTTTGTTTTTGTTATTTTGGTACTTTATTATTTGAGATTTTTTCTCAACTCAACAAAGTTTTAATAACTGAAATATTATTACCGTAGCTAATGTTGGCACCAGAAATTGAAGCTTTTGAAGTTAATTTATAAACACCAGAAACACCAACACTTTTAGTTATATGACCCTTAGAAACTGAAAATTGAGTAACATGAGTAACTATAGAGCCACCTCCTAATATTTCTCCTAATTCCTCAGTATTGAGTTCATTAAGAAAACTTTCAGAATCTTGAAACAATTCGGAACCAACTGGATGTAGTTCAGAAAGTCTAATATTAGTCATTTGTTTTTTTCCTTTTAATTCAACTTTGTTCTAAATCAAGTCATAAAAATCTTGTTAGATAATGGTTAATAGTCAGTTAATTAGCTTCTAAATGAAGACGCTTCCTCGACAAACAAGTTGTATAGTTCTTAAAAATAACCAACAACAGTAGCACCAACACTCACTGTAATTTGACCACCTGATATCGAAGCTTGTGAAGCTATTGAACCGTTAGCTTGGCTGATAATCTGTGTAACAATACCAGTTACCAATCCTTCTCCTCCTACAATTACACTAACTTCTTGTTCATTAAGGTCCTTGAGAAAGCTTTCGGAATCTTGAAAAAACTCAGAACCAGCAGGACATAGTTCGGAGAGTTTAATATTACCCATCAGTTTTTTCCTTTTAATTGAACAGCAATTTTAATGAATAATTTTGACAGTTCTCAATATGGAGTTTAAAAAAATTTATCTATGAAATACTTAAATGTATGCTAAAGTCCGAATCTTTGTTAAGCTCTTAGTTATTAATTCAACTCTTGACTTAAATCAAACTATTTGGCGCATTATTTTTTTATTTCATAGAATTTTGAAACTATTCAGAGTCAGCAGAAGCTAGTTGGGATAGTTTAAAACTAGCCCTTGTTTTTTCTGTTAATTCGAGTTGTTTAAATAAGGCTTTTTAGATATAATTGGATTATTATTATCTAAAAAGCCTCTACAGTACAGCTAGCTGTGGATTGGAGTCTATCTTTAGAAGAGTTAGTCAGGTATTTGGTAGTTCGTTGACTTGCTTCTAAAGGTAGTACATATTTCTTTATTAAACAGTTTTTGCAAAAAACTGCACACTTCCATATTGATTAGACTTTAGCCAATAGTTAAAGTTGCTACAACAGAAACACCATTGCTAACGCTGATATTACCACCTGATACTGTAGCTTGTGAAGCTTGTGTGCCAATGCTTTGGCTAGCTACGGTATTTACGGTTGCAGCACCCATAACAGCATCCATTTCTTGGTCGTTAAGTTCATTAAGGAAGTTTTCAGAATCTTGGAATAATTCAGAACCAACAGGATTTAATTCAGAAAGTTTGATATTAGCCATTTTTGTTTCTCCTTGTTTTGCTTGAGAGTTATTAAAGAGAAAATCAAATTGTTTTTGATTTCTTCTTAATCATAATTATGTGAAACAAAACTAATTAAATCAAGTAAATATAGCTATTAAATTAGACGTAAGTTCACTATTTATGTCTTACAATTCATAAAAAACTATATGTCTTTAGCAAGATCAATATCTTAATTTGTTTAACATAATCGTCGCATTGCTACTTTATTTATCCAAGTCACAGCAAAATTATTTTTGGACATAAATCAGGTAATTTGGTGTTTTTTGATTTTAGGTTAGACTGCTCCTAGTTCTTACTAAGTAGCTTAAAGTAAATTTAATAGTATTTTGATTATAAATTAACTAAAATAGCTTCACCAAACCAATAATTTTTCATCTCGTCAAGAGTTTTAATTTGTAATCCATAATAAGGATTGCCAATGATAAATAATTGTTGTTGAGGCTCGATACCTAGCAATGCTACTGCGTGGGAAAATCTTACTCCTTGATTATTTCTATTTTTTTCTTTGACATGAAGTAAAGCTGGTTTATTTAAATTAATTAAATCTTTGATAGTTAAATTAGTTTGATATTGAGGGTTCATGCCCAACTTTTTCATTGCTCGAATCTCAGTTAAAGTATTAGTACCAGAAATAGTTGTTTTGGTTAACTTTACTGCTTCTTTTTCTGTTAATTGAGGAGATATTTTTGTATAACGAGCTAAAGTTGCGATCGCAGAAGGAGCGCAAGTATATTCAGTAGTTTGAATGACGACATTATCTCTAATTAATGATTTACCAAGAAAGCGATCAACTGGTTGTAAAAAATACAATAGTACACTTAAAGCAAAACTTATTGCGCCTAGTGCTACCAATAATTGACGAATTTGTTGACGAGAAGATTTTGCCCTTAACTCAAAACCAACCAAAAAACCCAAGCAAAAAAATCCTGTTAAAAGAATACTTTTATCATAATACGCACCCAAATATAATAAAAAGCTGGTGGGAAAAAGTTTGGGTAACAGTGTAACCAAATTAAATTTATCAATAATAATTAGACTAATCAGTAGTAAGGCGATCGCAATTAATAATCCTATTAAAAGTTTTTGATGTTTTTTAAGAACACTATCTGAATCAACTCCTAGACTAGCTAATTTTTTTCCAAATAAACCACCACTAATCAGAGCAATACCAGCAATAAACAACAAAACAGACATATAATTTAGTTAAGTAAATATAATAAAAAACAAATAATCTTAGTCTCATTATTTAGCTAGATTATTAATTTTAGTATGCCAAATTAATTTAGTTATTTGCTGTGATTTAAATTAATAGATAAGGCAAATGGCAAAAAATTAAATCTTTAAATAAAATTGAAAACCTAACTATAATAATTTTGTTGTAGGCAATTAACTAAAAATATAATTAAACCTTTATTGTTAAATTTGCTCAAAAAATAATCGCTCTTAAATAACGCTTAATTTAACCTTTATTTGTTAATAAATTAAATCTATAGAAAGTTTTAGCAAAAATCTAACTCAAGCTATATTCTTTTTGTTTTTTATTTTAGCTATAACAAAGTTATTAAATTATAAGTAAAAAATGAATTGATTGTATGAAAAAAATAAATATTAGTGCCAAAAGTGGATTATGCTTATTAGCAATTATAGCTCTTCCTTTAACTAGTTCGGCTTATTTTTCTAACGCAATAGCTCAAGAAAATGAGTTAATGTATTCCACAAAAGAAGTAGAAAATGTTTCTGATAATGTCGATCAATTACTCGGTCAAACAGTGACAATTAGAGGTTCAATTGAGAAAGTAATGTCAGAAAAAGCTTTTATTCTTGAAAATAAACCATTTCCTCAAGATGTAGTAGATGAAGACCGAGTTTTAATTATTAACACTTCTGATTCATCTATTCCTGGATTACCAGAAGAAGATGATAAACTACAAGTTACAGGCACAGTAGGTAAATTTGTTTTAGCTGATGTAGAACAAAAATACGGTTTAGATTTAGATGACGAATTATATGTAGATTACGAAAACAAACCAGTTATTTTTGCTAACTATGTTGCTTTATCTCCTGAACCAAGAGAGATTACTGGAGAACCAGATTATTATTATGATAAATCAGTTGCTGTGAAGGGAGAAGTTTCAAAAGTTTTAGGAACAAATACTTTTACTATTGGTCAAGGAGAAGTAATTGATAGCGTTGATCAATTAGTAGGTGAAGATAATTTATTAGTTCTTAATCAAAGTGGTCAACCAATTCCTGCTGAGGATAAAGATATTATTGTAACAGGCGTTGTACGACCTTTTATACTTAAAGAATTAGAACGAGAGTATGAGTTAACTGAAGATTTATCAGTCAAACAAAAACTAGAGCAAGAATATTCAGAAAAACCAATTTTGATTATTAACCGTATTTATTTGTCAGAAGAATAAAAACATTTAAATATTAATAATTGCTCTTAAAATTTCTAATAGAGTTGTGGTTAACGCAACTCTATTATTGTTTTTATGCCAATCATACTAAATCCGATCACTGCTTGGTTAGCAGTATAGCCTTTCTCGCTCTTGGTGAGGTACACCATTACCAGTTACTAATTACTAATTATCAGGGATGAATAATCAACCATTAACATAAGCGAAGCGCACTACCGTAGGTCTCAACTATCAAGGCTCTACCAGAAAAATGAATTGTATTTCATTAATCTGAGAACCGCTATATAAATTAGCCTAAGATTTTGCTGCCTTGAAAATAACACAATCAGAACATAAGAATTACTTGCATTTCTAGTGGTAAATTTTTTTTGATCTTAACCACCTCCTGCTTTTGTACACAAGTGTCGGCGACACGTCTAAGCGCTTTTTACTTTCTGCCTGCTGCCTTGACTAACTTTTTAAGTATTGTATCCAAACAGAATTTATTATCAAATATATTTTGTTCAAGTTTAATTTTTAATAACAACAACTATACTGAATTGCAATACTAGATAAAGAAAATTTAAATCTATAGTAAAGATTAAGACATTATAGTCAGGTTTGTTTCGCAATTAACTATCAATAAAAACCTTTAATATAAATTATTTCAATTTAAATATGAGTAAGAGAGACAAAAATGCTCAAAGGTTAATACAATAAATCTCAAGCCTCACAGAAAAAACTACTAGTATATAGCAGTAGTACATTTTTCATGAACATCCTGTACGGTGAATTCATGAATGCTCTTTACAAAGTCCGAAAAACTTTTTTTCTAAACTAAATGATTACTATATTTTCCACAGCATCGAAGTGAAATCAAGTTAGCAATCATAATGAGTTGTAGTTGTAAACAAACCAAACAAACTAAGCTATTTAATTCGATAGATTAATTAATCTATTAAAAGATAGAAGAAATTTAGTCCCAGCTTCTTTTATACTTACGGATGTAAACAAGATTAATCATTAGATTTTATTAAAAAAGAGGAAAAAATATGGGTATTATCGCTTGGATAGTATTAGGATTAATTGCAGGCGCTTTGGCTAAATTAATTTATCCAGGTCATCAAGGTGGTGGTATTTTCGCTACGATTGGCTTAGGAATTTTAGGTGCATTAGTAGGCGGTTATCTAGGTCAAGTATTATTAGGAAGCTCGGGAGCAGCAGCAGCTTCAGCAGGAGCTTTAACTATTCCTAGCATTATTTTTGCCGTTTTAGGAGCTATGATTTTAATCTTTATTTGGGGTTTAATTACCCGCCGTGCTGCTTAATTAAACGTAGGGCTTATTGTGAACAAAAATTATTAAATTATTCATTCATATTTATTAGAAAAAAGGAGAAAATATGGGTATTATTGCTTGGATTGTATTAGGATTAATTGCAGGTGCTATTGCTAAATTAATTTATCCAGGTTCTCAAGGTGGTGGTATTTTCGCTACGATTGGCTTAGGAATTTTAGGTGCATTAGTAGGCGGTTATCTAGGTCAAGTATTATTAGGAAGCTCAGGGGCAGCAGCAGCTTCAGTAGGAGCTTTAACTATTCCTAGCATTATTTTTGCCGTTCTTGGTTCGCTATTATTAATCTTTATTTGGGGTTTAATTACCCGTCGTGCTGCTTAATTAATGCGGTAATTATTTAACCACTTAAAAAGTATTTTGGTAGTCAGCAATTGAGAACAAGCTTTAGCTCTGAACTCTTTTGGACGACCAAAATTACTACTTTACTTAAATCCTCTAGCGTTCTTTTTCTTTTTAGTTTTAGATTTAGATTTTTGTACTTGTGCTACCGCTTCTTCAAACAGAGTTTGTAAATGCAAGGGAACGCTCGCTATTTCAGGTAACTGCGGTGTTGAAGACTTATCGTATTCCAATAGCGTAGGTTCTAAATCTGTTTCTAGTTTGAAATTAGGACGTTGGAGGAAAATTTGTAACAACTTTTCTAACTGGCGGGGAAATTCTTCTTTTAATTGTTGCCAAACATAAAAATTAATTTGAGGTTCTTCTAGATATTTACGAACTATTGGTTGAAAGTTTGGTTGTTCTTGAAAATTTCCGCTTTGAAGTAGTTCGGTAAATTTAGTATAGCTAGGAAGAAACATTTGTCCCCAACGCGGATGAGAAAATACTGTAACTTGTTCAGCTTGTTTAATTTCTGGTGGTAACTCTACTTTAGGAGTCACCATTGAAAGTTTGTCTTTACTTCTTAACACTTTGGCAACTGTTTCTGCATCTGCACCCAATTCTGTTGCTGCTTCGGTGATTTCTGCTTCATCTGTTCCTGTGGATGCGATAATTGATTGAAAAGATTGGGAATCATCAATTCCTGCTGCTGCTAGTCGTTTTTTGCTCATTTGCTGTTGCAATTCGCTAATTTTTTGATTAAGCTCTCGTCCAGGTAGGATAAGACGATCGCTTTTGAAGAAATCAACAAATTCCTGATGATATTCAGCTACTGACTCCCAAGCTTGTTCTAATAATTCTGGTGCATCACCATAAAGAAAGTCAGGATAGTTACTTTTAAACTCCCCAATGGCGACAGCCAATTTCGGTTTACTCAATCTACCTTTGGTAATAAAGTCACTAAAAAAGAACCATTCCTGTTCGTTAATTGGTGCAATTCTCGTTAAGATTATCTCTCCTGGTTGCCATCTCTTCATCTCTTTCGTAGGCAGTTGAGAATGAGTGTAGACACGATATTGTTTGGCTGTAAGCCAGTTCATCAAATCAAAGTAATTCTCTTGAATTTGGTGAATTTCAAATAAACCTGTCAAGTTTTTCTGCCAATTTTGTAATAAATTGCGGTCGCTCTCAGATAAATCAGTTTGAGCTAAAAAAATTGCTAAAGGAGTTTGAGTACCGACTTTTCCTTCAGTAATAAAAGTATCGATAGTTAAATTTTGTTGTTTAATTCCGTAGTTGCTTCTTTTACTTTGTTGAGCAGCATAAGTTTCTAGCGCAACCGCAAGCTCTCCTTCAGCATCATAAACAAAATCTATTAACTTCTGTTTAAGAGCGATCGCTTTTTCTGTAACTTGAGTCATATACTAAGTTGTTTGAATCCAATCGCCTCATTATAGTCAAAACAACTTAGTCGAACATCTAATTGATGGTAGATTTTATTCTTGCTCAAGAAGTCGAGTCAATCTTTGTCTCATATTTTCGCTCTGCTGCTTATCTTTAGGCACAGTAAGCACACGAAGATCTACTTCGACAATATTCTCAAGTCTGGTGGTTTTTTCCCAAACTTTACTTTCGACTTCCGATTCATGTTCGTAACGAAATGTTACTGTTTCATGATTGACCTCAAGAATTTCCACATTTTTAATCCAGCCATTGCTGCTTTTGACATAAAGCCAGACATTGGGCTTACCCATTAATTCTTTTAGTTTGTTTTCCATAAAAACTTTGGCTCGAAGTAGAGACAACCAGAAAGCTTGTTTTTAGCTATCTATCTACAGATAGATTTTCATGTTTTAACATTAAATGGCAAATTTGTAAATTAAGTGCCTAGCAAACGTCCGTACTGTAATCAATGTGACTGTTTGTCTATTTATTTACTACAACAAATTTTATTTCTTTATATAGACGAAATAACTGTGACCATTTACGAAAATCAAATTAGTAGCTATCAGTAATTTAACTATCTTTAATTTGATTAAAAGGTAACAATTTAAATGGAAGTAATACCTAGAAAAAGAGGAGTAGGACTCTTTAGCGATCGCAGACAAGTAGAATTAGCAGTTTCAAAGCTAAAAAATTCAGGCTTTCCAATGGAACAGGTTGCGATTATTGTCCGCAACGCTCAACAAGAACAAGAGATTCACGGAATTGAGGTTCAAGATTATCGAGGTAATCATACACAAGAAGGCGCAGTCACAGGTATTTTAACTGGTGGTGCAATTGGTAGTATTACTGGTTTATTAGTTGGCTTAGGTGTGTTGGCAATTCCTGGGATTGGACCGATTTTATTAGCTGGAGCAGAAGCAACCGCATTGGTGACAGCTTTAGCAGGAGGAACAATTGGTGGAGTTACTGGCGGATTAGTTGGCGCATTAATTGGTTTAGGAATTCCTGAAACAAGAGTAAAAATTTATCGAGATGGAATTCTTAACGGAGATTATTTAATTGTTATTGATGGTACAGAATCCCAACTAGTTGAGGCTCAACATATTCTTGATCGTTATGACATTGAAGAATGGAAAATTTATGAAGGGGTGCATCAATCTCAACCCGATCCCGAGTCTAGATTGAACTTAAACTCATTGAATTCAACTATTTCTGAACCTCCTAAACAGCCACAAAAAATTAATAATCCAGAAATTGAACCAAGAGAAACTCATGAAATAATTGAAGCAGAAAATCTTGTCAATCAGATTGATTATGAACCAAAAAATATTAACCATACTCAACTAGAAACCAATGAAATAATTGAAGTAAAACCTTTACAAAATCAAGTCGATTATGAACCAAAAAATATTAGGAATACTCAACTAGAAACCAATGAAATAATTAAAGAAAAACCTTTACAAAATCAGGTAAATTATGAACTAAAAACTAATACTCAGACTCAAGTAACACCAGACAATTCAATCTTTCCTGCAACTGAAGAAACTACTTACGAACCTAATCCGCAGCTTACAAAAAGTCGGATTGCTCGTCCAGTTAAAATTATTAATAACAAACCAAAAGTAATTATTGTCGATCTGCGTGATTAATCAAGCAAAGATTTTTTTTGTACAGATTTTGCTTTCAAGATCTTATTGAATTTTTTTGTGCGTTCAAACACACTCTATAGCTAGATATAGATAAATGCGCGGTTTATATATTTCATAAGTTAGATGAAAACAACTGAGTTTTTAAATAACGTAGAAATAACAATAAAAATATTAAAGGAGAAATTCTTGTATGGTTTTAGCGAAAATTACCGATGTCTATCCTAATTATAAGGACGATATCTTTGGCGGTGACGATATCAAAAAATTCTCTGTATATAGCTATACTAACGATAAAATCGGTTCTGTCCACGATATCTTAGTTGATGAAACAGGTCGTTTCCGTTATTTTGTAATTGATACAGGTTTCTGGATTTTTGGTAAAAAAGTACTCTTACCAGTAGGACGTGCCAATGTAGATTATGGTCAAGAACGCATCTATGCAATCGGTTTAACCGAAGAACAGGCTAATCAATTGCCTGAATACAATGAAAACATGACTGTTGACTATGATTACGAAGAAAGGGTAAGAAGTACCTATCGTACGGGAGTCGAATCTCCTGACATGACTGCTGCTACTGCTGGAGCATCTGTTGGTGCGACAGCTACCAATTATGACCGCAATACCTACCGTTATGATAACGAACCAACCTTTTATCAATTAAGCGATCGCGATCATGGCAATCTTCGTCAGTATCAACAGAGTTTAATGTCTCATCGCAATAATTTCCGTACTACTGCGGGAAGAGGTTTATATAAAATCAGAGATATTTATCCAGACTATCGCAACATTTTTGACAACGACGACTTACTAGATTATTCCTTCTACAGTGATACTGATGAAAAAGTCGGTTCGGTCAAAGATATTTTAGTTGATTCAGAAGGTAATTTCCGATACTTTGTAGTAGATACTGGTATTTGGATTTTTGGTAAAAAGATTATCATTCCTGTTGGTCGGGTTCGGATCGACCGCGCTCAACAACGTCTTTATGGAGTAGGTTTAACTAAAGAACAAGCAGAACATTTACCCGAATACGACGATGACATGACCGTTGACTACGACTACGAAGAGCGAGTCAGAAGCGTCTATCGTACCGCACCTCGGACTACTACTGCTAGTACAACAACCACTAGCTATGACCGCGATACCTACGGATATGACCGCGAACCTGCGTTGTACAATATGAGTGAGCGCGATCATCAAAATCTTAAACTCTATGAAGAGCGTTTAGTTGCTAACAAAGAACGTCTTCGTGCTGGTTCAGTTTCAGTAGGTAAACGAGTTGAAACTAAAACCGCAGAAGTTTCTGTTCCTGTAGAAAAAGAGCGAGTTGTAATTGAACGTCATAGTCCCACTGAAAGTGTACCAGTTACACCAGGGGAAGCTGCTTTCCAAGAAGGTGAAGTTGCTCGTGTAGAAGTTTACGAAGAAACTGCTGACATTGAAAAGCAAGCTTTCGTTCGTGAAGAAGTATCAATTCGCAAAGAAGTAGAACAAGATACTGTGACCGCTAGTGAAACAGTTCGTCGTGAAGAATTAGAGTTAGATGCGGATGGTAACCCGATCATTGAACGAAGATAACAGCTATTCATTATTCAATTAGTTGAATCTTTGTAAGATTGGCTCATTAACAACAACATAACTAAAGTAAACTTACGCATCGGTTAAAACCTTGATTGCGTAAGTTTTACTCTAAAAAGTTTAACAATACAGATAATCTTATGAACATGAACTATATTAATAGACAAGCTCAAAGAACAGAGCTTAGTTTATTATTGGCACAATTAAATCAACAATTAATTTCTTATCAAATAGTTGATTATTATGGTAAGATTTTCGCAACTATTAAAGATTTTTACTACGATAGTCAAAAACACATTAATTTATTAGTTAATTTAATAACATCTAAGTCAGAATCTGAATTGAGACAAATAAATTTTGAATTAATTCAAAAAGTAAATTTACCTCAGAAACAAATAGTAGTTAATTTAAGTCCTGAACAATTTGAACAACTACCTCTTTATCAACCATCACTTCGAGAGCAACAATCAGAAAGAACAGCAATGAATCATAATAAAGATGAATTTGAGCGCACAATTCCTTTATTAGAAGAAAGATTACTAGTTAATCGTCGTCAACACAAAGCTGGTGAAATTGTTGTTCGTAAGCAGATTGAAACGCGGATAATAGAAGTTCCCTTGCGTCGAGAAATTTTAATTATTGAGCAAGTAGAACCAGAAAATAAATTACTGGCGACAATTGATTTGGAAGAAGAAACAATTAATCAATCAAACTTTAATCATCAAGGAGTCAAAGCAACTGAATATTTAGTTAGAGGTGAATTTGAATCTATTGAAGCAGCCAATCAGATTCTGCACAAAATTAGTCAACTTCCTATAAGCGATCGCCAAAAAATTAGAATAGAAATAGTTGCAGATAGTCCTCAACAACAAGCAATCTACCAACAAGTAATGTCTAATTATCAAACAACTTGAATCGG from Stanieria cyanosphaera PCC 7437 encodes:
- a CDS encoding T3SS effector HopA1 family protein, translated to MQLLDSREIQLNTIPEPLHSSLQDIVNNIKIQSDLLISHPDYKPLKLPEVVVSRFQKLPSELQNKYLNQQLCHFLYGIYYNSSLKSILALETQSSNLALQQNLENNTFLGVDVVFYERLHQSNSGQGYFSSNWLVVKEETDHTLAVKKGGLTLYIERDRHLRSQDQTATVGNSVAIKLPKNLVQNGFYMAVGDAGGYHGINTVRIYFNLTSEGAVALMGSLTSELNAIEIPFNFKALYNPSDYGRCDSAVLYFDKDNYDSIHSVIEKVYLQHQSYFQPDIPLFTKLLAPGLAIAEEPNHKFAEKESFGTNRCQIVANGLLEAWYQEEQSPEGRMRAVLQQFSLLEIELQRPYLNPNSEDIYRPLKL
- a CDS encoding phosphotransferase produces the protein MTFVLSSQNVFEYLIEQNLCTPEEQTQSDIEYKYAKNFNLLVSLADQRKLLVKQERLNREGKTAGEFLREWRIQEFLQQFPELNQMRFWLSEAIHFNPEHSIIVFNYLDNYRDLTDFYIKENIFPTAIAENLGTILANIHRLTLDCQDYQNFFAQNQENQSKEKAFSLVQELGRISPEIFSSVPSDGLKFFALYQRYDSLGKAIAELSSSLVPCCLTHNDLKLNNILLSNDWEQEIDKDIVRLIDWERSGWGDPAFDVGSLIGSYLHLWLISLITSKAISIDESLRMATTPLEQIQPSLAALAKAYLVNFPEIVEHRPDFWQRVIQFAGLSLIYVIQSTLQYQKSFGNTGICTLQVAKSLLCRPEASIPTIFGIEASYFMSTSLSPA
- a CDS encoding cysteine peptidase family C39 domain-containing protein; amino-acid sequence: MSVLLFIAGIALISGGLFGKKLASLGVDSDSVLKKHQKLLIGLLIAIALLLISLIIIDKFNLVTLLPKLFPTSFLLYLGAYYDKSILLTGFFCLGFLVGFELRAKSSRQQIRQLLVALGAISFALSVLLYFLQPVDRFLGKSLIRDNVVIQTTEYTCAPSAIATLARYTKISPQLTEKEAVKLTKTTISGTNTLTEIRAMKKLGMNPQYQTNLTIKDLINLNKPALLHVKEKNRNNQGVRFSHAVALLGIEPQQQLFIIGNPYYGLQIKTLDEMKNYWFGEAILVNL
- a CDS encoding GlsB/YeaQ/YmgE family stress response membrane protein, giving the protein MGIIAWIVLGLIAGALAKLIYPGHQGGGIFATIGLGILGALVGGYLGQVLLGSSGAAAASAGALTIPSIIFAVLGAMILIFIWGLITRRAA
- a CDS encoding GlsB/YeaQ/YmgE family stress response membrane protein; this translates as MGIIAWIVLGLIAGAIAKLIYPGSQGGGIFATIGLGILGALVGGYLGQVLLGSSGAAAASVGALTIPSIIFAVLGSLLLIFIWGLITRRAA
- a CDS encoding DUF6679 family protein, yielding MSLLRAKVFMENKLKELMGKPNVWLYVKSSNGWIKNVEILEVNHETVTFRYEHESEVESKVWEKTTRLENIVEVDLRVLTVPKDKQQSENMRQRLTRLLEQE
- a CDS encoding glycine zipper family protein, with amino-acid sequence MEVIPRKRGVGLFSDRRQVELAVSKLKNSGFPMEQVAIIVRNAQQEQEIHGIEVQDYRGNHTQEGAVTGILTGGAIGSITGLLVGLGVLAIPGIGPILLAGAEATALVTALAGGTIGGVTGGLVGALIGLGIPETRVKIYRDGILNGDYLIVIDGTESQLVEAQHILDRYDIEEWKIYEGVHQSQPDPESRLNLNSLNSTISEPPKQPQKINNPEIEPRETHEIIEAENLVNQIDYEPKNINHTQLETNEIIEVKPLQNQVDYEPKNIRNTQLETNEIIKEKPLQNQVNYELKTNTQTQVTPDNSIFPATEETTYEPNPQLTKSRIARPVKIINNKPKVIIVDLRD
- a CDS encoding DUF2382 domain-containing protein, whose translation is MVLAKITDVYPNYKDDIFGGDDIKKFSVYSYTNDKIGSVHDILVDETGRFRYFVIDTGFWIFGKKVLLPVGRANVDYGQERIYAIGLTEEQANQLPEYNENMTVDYDYEERVRSTYRTGVESPDMTAATAGASVGATATNYDRNTYRYDNEPTFYQLSDRDHGNLRQYQQSLMSHRNNFRTTAGRGLYKIRDIYPDYRNIFDNDDLLDYSFYSDTDEKVGSVKDILVDSEGNFRYFVVDTGIWIFGKKIIIPVGRVRIDRAQQRLYGVGLTKEQAEHLPEYDDDMTVDYDYEERVRSVYRTAPRTTTASTTTTSYDRDTYGYDREPALYNMSERDHQNLKLYEERLVANKERLRAGSVSVGKRVETKTAEVSVPVEKERVVIERHSPTESVPVTPGEAAFQEGEVARVEVYEETADIEKQAFVREEVSIRKEVEQDTVTASETVRREELELDADGNPIIERR